The DNA region TTCTTCACCACTGGCTTGCTCGCGGAATACTACTTTCTTATCCCCAAAATGTAATGTCGGGACGAGACGCAAGGAAAGAAACTGATTCAAATAAAGTTCGCCTAGTACTCCGACCGTAAATCCGGGAGAATATTCAGGCACATCGGCAAACCAACTCTGACCATCTTCCGTCACATATCCGGTGTTCACCAATTTATAATCCTGCACATGGATACCTGCCAAAAAACCATAGTGCCACCTCCGCTGATCGATATACGGGCGGTTCTGTACCTTCCGTTTCTGTGCCGAAGCACCGAAAGCAAGGAGTAAAGTAAGGATTATCAGACAAATGCGCTTCACATCCTTAAAACGTCCAAAATGACATTTTATTGCATTTTCCTCCGGTTTTCTCCGCACTATTATTTAGACAAGGTACAAATTAAGGGAATTTAAACAGGTTTGATAACAACTAATCAAGAAAACCATTATTTTTGCCGAACTAATTAGTACTAATAATTTAAAATCTAAAGAAAATGGCTTACGTAATTAATGACAGTTGTGTTGCTTGTGGTACTTGTATTGACGAATGTCCGGTAGGAGCTATCTCTGAAGGCGATATCTACTCTATCGACCCTGAAACTTGCACTGAGTGCGGTACTTGTGCTGATGTTTGTCCGTCTGAAGCAATTCACCCGGCAGAATAATAACAACACCCCAAAAAAGAAAAGCCCGGTTTCAATTATGAAACCGGGCTTTCTCATTTTTATATACTGTCATTTATTTCAGTTCAGCCAATGCTTCCTTAATGCGGCGGATAGATTCCACAATATTCTCATCGCTGGTCGCATAACTCATACGGATACATTCAGGCGCACCGAATGAAGCACCACCTACACAAGCTACATGAGCTACTTCCAACAAGTACATTGCCAAATCATCCGAATTTTCAATCTTACGGTCACCAGCAGATTTTCCAAAGAAAGAATCACATTTCGGGAACAGATAGAAAGCACCCTGCGGTACGTTTACTTCAAATCCCGGAACTTCTTTTGCCAACTTCACAATTAAATCACGACGACGTTCGAAAGCCTTACGCATTTCTTCTACAGGAGCCTGTGTTCCAGTGTAAGCAGCTTCAGCTGCTTTCTGAGATACTGAACAAGGACCTGAAGTATATTGCCCCTGCAACTTATTACAAGCTTTTACAAGCCATTCCGGTCCGGCAATGAAGCCTATACGCCAACCAGTCATGGCATATGCTTTAGATACACCATTTACGATTACCGTACGATCTTTCATTTCGGGGAACTGAGCAATACTCTGGTGCTTGCCAATATAATTGATATGCTCGTAAATTTCATCAGCAATAACAATAACTTGCGGATGTTTTACCAACACGTCAGCCAAACCTTTCAATTCCTCCTGGGAGTAAACTGAACCGGTCGGATTAGAAGGTGAACAAAGAATCAATGCTTTAGTCTTCGGAGTGATAGCAGCTTCCAACTGTGCAGGAGTAATCTTGAAATCCTGTTCAATACCTGCGGTAACAATCACCGGAGTGCCCTCAGCCAACTTCACCATTTCCGGATAACTTACCCAGTAAGGAGCAGGCACAATCACTTCATCACCTGGGTTCACCAACACCAATACTGCATTACAAACTGATTGTTTAGCACCATTGGCACACGAAATTTGTGCGGCTGTATATTCCAGACCGTTTTCCTTTTTCAGTTTCTCCACGATTGCATTACGCAAAGCCGGATATCCCGGAACAGGAGAATAGCGAGAGAAGTTGTCGTCTATCGCTTTTTTCGCAGCCTCTTTGATGTGGTCAGGAGTATTAAAGTCAGGCTCTCCCACACTCAGGTTAATTACGTCAACGCCTTGTGCCTTCAACTCGGCGCTCTTTTGCGACATAGCCAGCGTCGCCGAGGGCGACAAACTGTTCAAACGATCTGATAATTGATTCATTTTTCTATCTATTTTATGGTTGTTGCATAAATTTGGCTGCAAATTAAGCTATTTTCTTTGATATTAGAAAACAAAACAGCAAATTACTTATTAAAATGTAACGTATGTCCCATGCGTTCCTTCTTTGTACGCAGGTAACGTTCATTGTACTGATTCGGGGTCGTTTCAATAGGAACAATCTCTGTAATCTCCAATCCATAAGCCTCCAGCCCCACACGCTTCACAGGATTATTTGTCATCAGTCTCATTTTGTGTACACCCAATTCACGCAGAATCTGAGCACCTACACCATAATCACGCTCATCAGCCAGGTGTCCCAGACAGATGTTGGCATCCACCGTATCTAGTCCGTCTTCCTGCAACTTATACGCTTTCATCTTCTCCATCAAGCCAATACCACGCCCTTCCTGGTTCAGATAAACAACTACTCCTTTACCGGCTTTATTAATCATTTCCATAGCCTTATGCAGTTGTTCGCCGCAGTCGCAACGCTTGGAGCCGAATATATCTCCTGTGGCACAAGAGGAATGCACACGTACCAGAATCGGCTCATCTTGCTCCCACGTACCTCTGAACAGAGCCACGTGCTCCAGACCATTAGATTTCTGACGGAAAGGGATCAATCGGAAATGTCCGTGTTCGGTAGGCATATCTACTTCTACACCTTCTTCCACAATGGATTCTTGTTTCAGACGATAGGCAATCATGTCACGAATAGAAATCAACTTCAGGTTAAATTCGTCAGCCATCTTACGCAATTCGGGCAGACGAGCCATTGATCCATCTTCATTCATGATTTCCATAAGTGCACCCGCAGGATAAAGACCTGCCATACGAGCCATATCAATTGTAGCTTCTGTATGCCCGGCACGACGTAATACACCTTTTTCCTGAGCATACAAGGGGTTGATGTGTCCCGGACGTCCGAAGGTTGCCGGAGTAGAAGCCGGATCAGCAAGTGCCTGAATGGTAGCGGCACGGTCGGCAGCAGAAACACCGGTAGTACAACCTTCCAGCTTATCGATAGTCACCGTAAAAGGGGTGCCCAATACGGAAGTATTGTCACTGACCTGGTGAGGCAAGTCCAATTCTTTACAGCGTGACACGGTAACCGGTGCACAAAGCACGCCACGTGCATGCTTCAGCATAAAGTTTACCTTCTCAGGAGTTATTTTCTCCGCAGCGATAATCAAGTCGCCCTCGTTTTCGCGGTCTTCATCATCCACTACAATCACAAAGTTACCGGCCTTGAAGTCTTCAATCGCCTCTTCTATTGTATCTAATTTCACTTTTTCCATTCTGTATTCTCCTTTATTTATTTAGGTTATTTCAGATTAGTTTCTATTATCTTTTGAATGTCTCCATTAGTCTTGATAATCCGTTCCATATCCTTATTCAACCGGATACGGAATGCCCAGATGCGGAAGTAGAAGAACAATCCTATCGGCACCAACAATCCACAGGCCATATTCAGCCAATAATTACGGAAAGGACGCAAGTGAGCATGAACCGGGATAATAGGATAGTTATTCAATGCATTCAGCAAATGAACAGATTTAGTATTGGACATCTCTTCTACTAATTTCTCAAGACGCTCATTTATATCTTCAATTTCTTCATCGATTGAATCTGCCATCCACAACTTGAAATAGTTGGGAGCACGCTTCAACGCTTTCCTTTCAGCATACGCACGACAATCAGCGGACAGCGCCTGCAAGTCGGCAGGTAAATGAGTATAATCAGGATCGTGTATGATCACCTCTTTACGGAACAGATGGCGCACACTGCGTATACCGACGATCTTCTTAAACCACCCTACATAGGCATCGGCATTCAATACCACAGAGTCATTATTGGACTTATAAGTAAGGAATGCACCCAATGGAGCCAAGATAGCCGTGCT from Bacteroides sp. MSB163 includes:
- a CDS encoding bifunctional 3,4-dihydroxy-2-butanone-4-phosphate synthase/GTP cyclohydrolase II, coding for MEKVKLDTIEEAIEDFKAGNFVIVVDDEDRENEGDLIIAAEKITPEKVNFMLKHARGVLCAPVTVSRCKELDLPHQVSDNTSVLGTPFTVTIDKLEGCTTGVSAADRAATIQALADPASTPATFGRPGHINPLYAQEKGVLRRAGHTEATIDMARMAGLYPAGALMEIMNEDGSMARLPELRKMADEFNLKLISIRDMIAYRLKQESIVEEGVEVDMPTEHGHFRLIPFRQKSNGLEHVALFRGTWEQDEPILVRVHSSCATGDIFGSKRCDCGEQLHKAMEMINKAGKGVVVYLNQEGRGIGLMEKMKAYKLQEDGLDTVDANICLGHLADERDYGVGAQILRELGVHKMRLMTNNPVKRVGLEAYGLEITEIVPIETTPNQYNERYLRTKKERMGHTLHFNK
- a CDS encoding DUF362 domain-containing protein, with product MAYVINDSCVACGTCIDECPVGAISEGDIYSIDPETCTECGTCADVCPSEAIHPAE
- a CDS encoding pyridoxal phosphate-dependent aminotransferase; protein product: MNQLSDRLNSLSPSATLAMSQKSAELKAQGVDVINLSVGEPDFNTPDHIKEAAKKAIDDNFSRYSPVPGYPALRNAIVEKLKKENGLEYTAAQISCANGAKQSVCNAVLVLVNPGDEVIVPAPYWVSYPEMVKLAEGTPVIVTAGIEQDFKITPAQLEAAITPKTKALILCSPSNPTGSVYSQEELKGLADVLVKHPQVIVIADEIYEHINYIGKHQSIAQFPEMKDRTVIVNGVSKAYAMTGWRIGFIAGPEWLVKACNKLQGQYTSGPCSVSQKAAEAAYTGTQAPVEEMRKAFERRRDLIVKLAKEVPGFEVNVPQGAFYLFPKCDSFFGKSAGDRKIENSDDLAMYLLEVAHVACVGGASFGAPECIRMSYATSDENIVESIRRIKEALAELK